CACTGTTATGCCACTAATTCGAAATATGCTGCTTCAGCATCCAGTTCTatgaagctgctttcacacttTTCTCCACCGTGGACAGAAACGGGAGTGTTGCAGgagagttttggcttcacagagagTATCGAAATTTGTGCCCCCGTATCTATTAAAAACTTTACTAATTGTCTTCGAGGACCAACTGGAATTAAGATGTATGGGCCATCGTCACTTATCCACTGAGAAGCCTCCCCTTTCCGGACAGGCAGGCCCAATTGCCTTCCAGACATTACTCGCTTTTTGACTTGGTGTCCTGCAATTCCTCCTTCAGAGGGGGAAAGGGATTATCCTCCTTTAAAGAAGTTGAAATACAGTCTCTGTTTCCACCGCTCTCTGGTTTCAGGAATGCTTCAATCAGACCCAAGATGATGCCAGTAGGCTGACCTTGAATCGCGGCTCTGGGAATGCCTAGTGCTAGCGCTTTCCTCCACAATTCGTTCCTCTTTTCTCGAGACTCTGTTGgcaagtttttatttccctttgatttaattcCTGTTCCCTGTTTCACGGGTCTTGCTTTGTGATCTCCTCCCCGgcatttctggctttgtttttcaactgCTGCACCGTCGCCCCAGCCTCTTTCACGGCAGTAGATAACAACGCTGTGCATCAATTCTGCCCAGGCAGGGCTTTGCCTGGGAGGACGACTGCCCTGTGTCTTAAATTCGGCATCTCTTCTAATCTCATCCCGTTTTGCAACTAGGTGAGGTTTAAGAACTGCTGGGGCTCCTCTGACCAGTGGCTTTAATATTGCAAAATCTACTGCAGCAGGCGGTGGGACAGCGTGGCGTCCTCGTTTGTGCCTGGCTTGTGTGCAAGCGGCTTTTGGGACGGCTGTGGATAACTCGCTGAGAGATTTGATGGGGATCAGAGAGGGCTCACCCCGTTCCATGGTGTCAATTCCTCCCGCCCAATAAGCTACTCGGCTGGTGCTAGAATGGGGGGTATCTGCCGGATCAGGTCCTAAATTTAAGAAAGCTCCCGGACCCCAGTAACCACTGGCTTCATGCCGGCTTAACAGGATTCGGTCACCGCCGGTTAAGCATACTCGCCACAAGGATTCGGTTTCAGTTTCACCGGGGTTTCTGCTGtatctctcttgcaaatttgtcAGTTGCAAGGGATCCCAGGGGCTGGTTCGCGTAGTGTGCCCTGGATTTGTACCCTGAGGTCCCgcagttccttctgttttaacaatggCTCTGGCTTCCTATTCGGGAGGATTTGTGGGGAACAAAGGAAGGTCTTCTTCTGATGCTATCATCGGGATCACCCAAATGTTTCCGTCCCAGTCTTCAGGggatactatcagtttcctaatctgtacaatgtcaggggggtggggagcctgcataagcatcatttcgagcttttctcccaatttccgccttttctccttctcttcctgcaatcgtttttgcagctgttcattttcaaaagatatcagtaactcagctgccttcctgctctctgtttccttctctagttcctgctctctcctgtttctattctccctgtcttggtaCGTGGCTTCTAAACAAGGGCCCAACATTTTACAGATTACTCCCTTATCTTTTCCATGCTTTGTAGGGCCCCTAATCGCTTTCAAGTACTCTTCAACGACTTCCCAATTGTACCAATTACCACgagcccattcctctgagaatCTGGGGCTCGGGTTCACTCCATGCCTCCCTAAACAATCAGTGATAACTCCTGAcctcctgccgactacgccaggtgtcgcgggcggagtgaataacttcccttgtaagagagtagtgaaatgtttgtTAACATAAAACAGCGAtgtaacaaagttagtagtgaatgcgacagtgttttacgcgatgcgatgccagggtacactgcGTTAGtcactgcatagaggccagggtcagacaagctctcagggagaccctcccgttgagtcacgaggttcagaaaggacccccttgctttctaaactccttctcagagaggagtcgaggtgcggctggatccaatcctagtcccagacctgctcaacggtttatgtctaaaggattatgtatgcacaatcaatccttagatcacttagctaagattgcaaagtttaGCGTGCTATcggtcacttaccgagaatctgttgcggcaaggaatcgctcaacctcgaggagaagagccttaagcgagcgtccccactcaaggggagatcctgtcgtgcagcccgctgccgtgcaggagagctcaaagggctcttgggctgtccactctttatggagtaagataatggaCCTATAGTCATATGCTCATGGGAACAGGGTACCTAGggtcccactccagacagtgttttggttgtgtcgccagccatctcccacagttcaagcgCAACTcttaacaactcccgctgatggccatggcttgagcaggagccggggggggaaaaggggagagcacaccccCACACATACACCTTACCTAGTTATGACTCACAAAAGTTCAGCCATCGCTCATTTGAAGCCTTGGGGAAGACTGCCCGCacgtgattttattattttttgtttgaaatcaaaGTATAGGAAAGGGAAGAGTAGGGAAGTAGGaagaacagaagagcagagaCTAGGGAAGTAGGTGGGATAGCAATTGCTGTCCAATCGTACCCTGCACgattctgtttcaaaaagactTTGCTCGAAAGGTCTTCATGTTCCCACTCCTTCTGATTGGAAATACAGCGCAGGTTATCCTGGCAAACCTTTACTAAAGTTCGGCTGCCGTCTTGAACTCGTTTTCAGTTGACTTGCACAACAGCAACTACATCAACTTGTTATAAAAAAACTaacacagagaatcacagaatcatagaattgctgaggttggaagggaccagtgccgagtacagggggacgatcacttccctagtccggctcaccacactattcctcaTACAGGctaggaggctgttggccttcttggccacctgggcatgctgctggctcatattcagccggctgtccaccaacacccccaggtccttttctgccgggcagctttcgagccactccgccccaatcctgtagcgctgcgtggggtggttgtgacccaagtgcaggacccagcccttggccttgttgaacctcataccactgacctcagcccatcggtccagcctgtccagatccctctgcagagccaaccttccctcaagcagatcaacacgcccgcccagtttagtgtcatctgcgaacttactgagggtgcattcgatcccctcctccagatcattgtaaagatattaaagagaaccggccccaggaccgagccctgggggacgccacttgtgaccggacaccaactggatttaactccatctaccaccactctctgggcacggccatccaaccagttttttacccagcgaagagtacacctgtccaggccaggagcagccagtttctccaggagaatgctgtgggaaacggtgtcaaaagctgtgcaaaaatccaggtagagaacatccacagcctttccctcatccactcagtgGGTcaccttcacaaacccatgctgactgggcctggtcaccctgttctcctgcacgtgccgtgtaatggcactgaggaggatctgttccatgaccttcccaggcaccgaggtcagactgactggcctgtagttccccggatcctccttccggcccttcttgtggatggctgtcacatttgccaacctccagtcagctgggacctccccggttgtccaggactgctcataaatgatgcaaagtggcctggcgagcacttccgccagctccttcagtacctttgggtggatcccatccagccccacagatttgtgcacctccaggcgctgaagcaggtccctcaccatttccctttggattacaggggcttcattctgctccccatccctgtcttctagctcaggggtctgggtactcagggcacaactggtcctactgctgaagactgggGCAAAGACGGCagtaagtacctcagccttttcctcatccttggtcactatgttaccggccccatctactagaggacagggATTGtccttagtcctctttttattgctaatatatttatagaaactttttttgttgtccttgacaacagaagccaggtttagttccagctgggctttggccctcctgattttttccctacatagcttcactacctctttgtagtcctcttgagtggcctgcccttccttccaaaggccatagatcctctttttttccctaagttgcaacactagctccctgtttagccaggccggtctttttccccgacggcttgtcttccggcacatggggacagcctgctcctgcgcctctaagacttccttcttgaaaaccATCCAGGCTCCATCTTGAAAACCAGCAAGCTCGTCatctccaaaaggccatttcctaaggagaagcgaggcccagctcccacacaaCTGCTCACCCAGAGCACAGTGTTAACAGGCTGttgctccccaggggctgctctcaggGAACCGCCTCGGGGCACAAGGACACGAGCCccggctgaagggccagagccatGGAACAGAGGGGACGGCGGCTGCTACGCGTACAATTTCCCCACcccctcatacacagaggctttcagcagccacaagcgctgccaagcgaccagcagcaggTGTCCCccgacggggtttactccacacaaGTCCTTGGCGGGTCGCGGAGAGgacagagaaggcaccaggtaaggtgttcacagcagcatcacccggctccttccatcacacccccGAGCCCCCTCTTCTTAACAGGGGGGggcccaggaggacctgggcaGTGTCCTTACCCCACTCGCCCCTCTGCAGggcttgttttctgcttcactgggctttttcccaaaaaaaaccccagattctgcttttgtactcagcagagcacagggtcagcctcaaaactgcagcccCCAGACAGCGAGAAcccaagggaaggggaaaggacactTCAAGCATTCAGCTACTGCGTcctagcggtaataaacagctaaaatcttccacgtcctccgggagcccgggaAGATGAAGTATCTCATGGAGGGACAAGCcgcgacacattgcctttgcaatagtccttcctttggagaacctcctctgatttggggacggattaagctcatcactttgaaagcagagggcgatgcggctgctgacccgcaccacagccaaaccaccgcgtcagccggcccaggagagcagaccttcaggcgaggagcagcccgggaaggctgatcccacccacggcaacagagggcatgGCCCCAAAATCACCAGCTTTCCCCCCGAAGACGAGGAGAGGAGACACCGCATCACCGGgcaggaatcacctcacatgatggtaactgccattacagaaacaacaccacacggtcatTTGTACAAgcgttccaacacggggcttccaaaccacctcttgggcaatttttcctctgcgatggtcaaggaaagacctgaaatcccactccagctccGGAGTGTAAgctagagggggggaaaaatgaaagaaagggggaaacgCCATGTTTAAACtgatctagctgggtctgagcgtaacagagcgaggatcgacacaagctcttcattgggcagacgcctggaggcagcgcctgcggcagagcagcaataatctcctacttggCTGTtcctgggattctcgctgctgaacaacgtcctggttgtcccttcagcaTTTTGGGACAATCGCTTGGAGGttctggtgctctgatacccagcctggctagagtcttcttcctccatagACTGtcagtgagctaaaacccacattgATACATCAACCttattttcaatgacaaaaaaaaataaaccactctccttaccagatcaagtttcattccagtaaggctctttaaataatttaaatatatatttcaacaaaaataaataaatacttctcttttcacattataaaactccctggagacagaaaaaaaccaaaccaaccccaaccacagggggttctcttgcaaatcaaaagatggtaaatgctttcttctgatggtcatcacaaatccactTGTAGGCATCAAGCAGATGgtagattattccagaaacagaagaaaactctctttgaggaaacagtagttcagcaccttcttgttgggatgagaagttcagctcacacaactgttgccaccaccagatgagtcccatttgtccataaCGTGACCACGTGTGCTGTGAGGGAAGTTCAGCTCATGCAactgttgccaccaccagatgagtcccattcgtCCATAAGGTGGCCACGTGCACTgcgaggtgtgagcagccctctctgcgatggaagttcacagcatttgttcttaagctttcccttggccaggtgacaccaacctttccagcttgcacttaaggtgtgttAGCTAATTTCAaggagagttactgtctccaaaataggggcaggcgggggacggggggaaaTAAtattaaccactacttcttaacctacagagaaaaactctttccttaacctacagagaaaaacgtCTAACAACAATAAGGTATGAGAAAAATAACTAGAAGAACGGTTCCTCCTGTCGTGCAGGTCTCACAGCAGCTcctgatggagtatttcccagaCCATCTTCTtacggaagtaaggcatgtgggtctgaaaagaaaagaaaactccatgaaATACAcgtcatggcagaaagagacacaaaatacgcaGAAACACCCACTTAATTCTTTActatgaagttccttttaagaactgtcatcacttgcccttcgggtacagcctggctttcacccgcacagctcctaagagggtgaCATGACACCAAACCCAGATCTCCTTGACCACACAACAGCtcacaagcactttcacagaagagcactgccttggaaaagaaccagtgtCTTCACTGGTCAAAGggtgagacccatttctcccaaagatccaaaggccagatcccacaaacccactggctccaGTATCTcccccaagaggaatctcactgggagcagacacctcagccgctgcgtaacttccctggctcttgtctctgtgcgaaaggggctggagctgtttagaaccttcactcacctgtgtaaaggtcatcggtctgtctctgcagatgtaatctgcgtatttgcaggtgaaaacgccgcagtcgcttccattcgattgctgagggatttcctaacgaatgcaaagaagatggagaatttgcctctatcttcaaggaaaagcaacttggaagcagcacccattaccaaaaataccctaaccagacgctcctgaacttgcaccatccccagtaaccgctccccaacacaaggaacagaccccaggaactttaggtgctgctttttaCTATTAACTTGCTGAGAAACATCAGCCCAagcccttgctttgtcacgtgccaggatctgggctgcaaacaagcagcccacgttctctgacaactgctaaagagacttgaaatttgacttgtgaaatgggggcaaagccaaattcaccttcacgtggcagagcaattttaaaaaaaaaaaaaaaaaaaaaaaagaaagtattcagccagcaaggagaggcactgcgcaaagatttcatcccagcatgGTTTCCTGGTCCACTTGCAGCCCCATGTGGGACCAGAAGAagatgcttatggctgttctctaaagtcctggccttatgagaaagcgttaagagcttcgtgacaaggagttctagttcacatttcaagtgcaagcaGTGTTCGCTTACGTGTGGCCCCATGCTGTGAACAGTCCACTCCGAAACATTCAGctccatgtttcttttttcatagcTCTcctcttgcaggtatttgctgtttaaaacaaaagaaaaaaaaaaaaaaatcactcttcatcgttGTAATTCAGGCcgagaaaaaaagagctgctgaaagatcaCAGGAAGATGAGTGGCAGGAGGGTTTTATTGATCACTAActaagttggtgcccatgtgccatggggctaccatgtctttgtctgtgctatagggggaaggtggcagaaccCAGGCATCCAAGACGCTGGGTGGAGGGGACGACGTGAGACTAGGGAAGGAGTCACtttcagacaactcgcagcaagcgaatccaagATTTCTCGTTTGTTATCTACAGGAAATGTGGAAACTTGCCGTCGTGTCACAGaggcaaaacccaaaaaccttctcctaattcacaacacaaaagcactgactgagcagttacttacagcaaagTCTCACAAATCTTGTCCCCTCCTTGTCCCAGGGAGTCGTAGTATTTGAcggtcttctttctggtgtctaTGACCTGTTATTCAAAGGTGACTGTCAGACAAAGCACCaccttgtgctgcacaaacctcaaTGACTTTTcttgctagctttttctccccacccaactcTAAATAACAAGCCCGTTTGACTCACCGCTAGTGTCCAGTGCAaacgcaagttaatgggcactaagatgaTGTCCCTCTGGAAGAGATCCACacgcctggtccatcttcctacagCTTTGTAGCCCCCAGAAGCAAGTTTTTCGTAAAAGAACGAACTAAAAGCGTGGACTGATGGATATCCTTCCCTCTTACTTCTTTCCATCACAAGAATCATGTAGAAATTGATGACCTGCACCATAAACAGTAAGCTTGAGATGTGAAataagacactagcttaccaaatgaaaagcacagcaaggtctcttttctggccaccctgaagtacgcagctgagagaactccagcctcagctgtcagcttttgttgtgagaatttcccacttggttacatctgcagcttgataaaaacacctgccacccactccaagaaCCTACACTAACTCCTGGAAGCGGCACAATACAAGTAAAGGAACTGCCAGAAGCACCGGACCCttcagtacctaaaataagaactgcacAGAGATTTCTAGGCTCTGCAGTGCAGGtcatcaaataactttgcaaagacttgtGTACACgctgaaggggtattttgaaataaacgctccattacaagatccctgtgctgcagctacttttacctcATCATTTAGCCAGCAAAGCTTCCTTAGGGTGTGGACGTCCTGGCGCgtgacccttagtttgaaggcactgctcaggATCtcctctggctcacctttgcctaatgcggcaacgacctctctctccatggcctgAAATGGACAAtcaaatggggaaggacttgtgaaacagagcatcgagcatgccaacctgtgggcagctttcaactcaaacacggcctggaaatgaagctcaggtgACAGAGCAACTGCCTTTGCCGGCTTTCGGCTAGgttagcaatcgccctttttggttggttggttggtttcagcatcctgaCTTGCAACTTCAGGGCCCAGGTTTGCCTCAATTTGTTTtcaccaaggaagctgagataaaacgcAGGGAcgagcaaacacacagcaaacgcctttcccatGCGATGCTGCAGCCCTCGCAACGCTGAGGTTTAAggcaaccgcagcaggcattctccacaCCAAGGCAGCTacgtcaggagcctgaaagaatgggAAGGTGGGGGGAACTTCAAGGGAGCTGAAgtaccagcaaagggggaaaccgAGGCAGCTACACTGCAGTCAGGCAATCGGGAGTCCAGGCTGTGCATGCAACTGGTTGtcatttggacgtttccatccaagtctgcttaaggaacgcaaataaaccactggGTCTGTTagaataaaatactctgaactgccagagcatcttcttctcggttgaatgtgggctagcaggataagaaaacccctggttttccttgtactgagcatcactcTGCAGAcattgtaaactctggacttgctagccctttccaagtcaatcctcaaGAGGCAAAAAAGGGGACGCTCAATTAGACGGCAACTCCCAAGAATAAGAGCAGCCAacattcagacaagcaggggaacctcaactcccactccctgttgcatagcgtaactaagtgaACTCCTGTGACCACTGCTACACGCAGTGCAACCGTGCCCAGAGCGCATCCGCGGCTCGGTGACATCCCGAGGACgtacgcaagatgctcaggtcccccacaagcaaggcaacaccacgGAGCAGTAAAAGCTTCtatttcaagttctatcttcatgctaggacaggttgagaggcagatcccatataactgtaggaatcgggtcagcactgctctgggagactgctgttaaacctggactcatttttgtcCGAGTAACAGAAGACCCACCAACCCTTAGGTTGGAGCACAACTCAAGGAGTGCGTGGAGcctaagatgcttaaatccttgAAATCCTTCaaaccagctttagtgctgacctttgcactgggaagtcacagctgcagacactccctaacagcttaaatgcaagttcttcagatttcaaaaagcctgaagaaccacctataacaaatggagttccttgcagctgtttcacagccttcagttttgtctaacagcctgtcagctacggtacctc
The sequence above is a segment of the Larus michahellis chromosome 6, bLarMic1.1, whole genome shotgun sequence genome. Coding sequences within it:
- the LOC141745345 gene encoding sentrin-specific protease 2-like, producing the protein MVERSVRVPSCSGATAEPHAAPAAPQRRGKKRRLGREARAGKFQAAVLCVLSSALVRLRTIVPSLRQKRGGQVLHGITWVDVCCPEPSQGDVVTRGSPPAEDTPQQDGPGEAKKSPACEVEEKKPPRLQKRAEGFTPLTEAMEREVVAALGKGEPEEILSSAFKLRVTRQDVHTLRKLCWLNDEVINFYMILVMERSKREGYPSVHAFSSFFYEKLASGGYKAVGRWTRRVDLFQRDIILVPINLRLHWTLAVIDTRKKTVKYYDSLGQGGDKICETLLKYLQEESYEKRNMELNVSEWTVHSMGPHEIPQQSNGSDCGVFTCKYADYICRDRPMTFTQTHMPYFRKKMVWEILHQELL